One part of the Vicia villosa cultivar HV-30 ecotype Madison, WI linkage group LG6, Vvil1.0, whole genome shotgun sequence genome encodes these proteins:
- the LOC131613393 gene encoding uncharacterized protein LOC131613393, protein MDWQRKNCSWILASVFKWRDKIKGINAWATVLKNGKYRTADVYKELRRNKGQVPWKHLMYQNYAKPRARFILWLSLLDRLNTKDMLLKRGSIIDVGCIFCKEMETVHHLFFECQVTNQIWRIVLQHIRYDKSPMGWTQERAWLNIKTKRKGWHGDLLKIAIAESVYGIWRHRNDVIFNQSQVDPHIWKTIVHDVLIRDSFHKSIRNHVNVETMSISL, encoded by the coding sequence ATGGATTGGCAAAGAAAAAACTGTTCTTGGATCTTGGCTAGTGTGTTTAAATGGAGGGACAAAATTAAGGGAATTAATGCTTGGGCTACTGTTCTGAAAAATGGTAAATATAGAACAGCAGACGTGTATAAAGAGCTTCGTAGAAATAAAGGGCAAGTTCCTTGGAAACATTTGATGTACCAAAACTATGCTAAACCTCGGGCCAGGTTCATACTGTGGCTGAGCTTATTGGATCGGTTGAACACCAAGGATATGCTGCTGAAGCGTGGGAGTATAATTGATGTTGGTTGTATTTTCTGCAAGGAAATGGAAACTGTCCATCATCTGTTTTTTGAATGCCAGGTAACCAACCAAATTTGGCGCATAGTTCTGCAACATATTAGATATGACAAAAGTCCAATGGGTTGGACACAAGAGAGAGCATggttaaatattaaaactaagaGGAAAGGATGGCATGGAGACTTATTAAAAATTGCAATTGCTGAAAGTGTTTATGGTATCTGGAGACATCGTAATGATGTGATCTTCAACCAATCTCAAGTGGATCCTCATATTTGGAAGACAATAGTTCATGATGTTCTTATTAGAGATAGTTTCCATAAGTCTATTAGAAATCATGTAAATGTAGAAACTATGAGTATCTCTCTTTAA